A section of the Prionailurus bengalensis isolate Pbe53 chromosome C2, Fcat_Pben_1.1_paternal_pri, whole genome shotgun sequence genome encodes:
- the HTR1F gene encoding 5-hydroxytryptamine receptor 1F, which produces MDSLNSSDQNLTSEELLNRMPSKILVSLTLSGLALMTTTINSLVIAAIIVTRKLHHPANYLICSLAVTDFLVAVLVMPFSIVYIVRESWIMGQVVCDIWLSVDITCCTCSILHLSAIALDRYRAITDAVEYSRKRTPKHAGITITIVWIISIFISMPPLFWRHQGTSRDDECIIKHDHIVSTIYSTFGAFYIPLTLILILYYKIYKAAKMLYHKRQASRIAKEEVNGQVLLGSSEKSTRLVSTPYMLEKSLSDPSTDFDKIHSTVKSSRSDFKHEKSWRRQKISGTRERKAATTLGLILGAFVICWLPFFVKELVVNVCEKCKISEEMSNFLTWLGYLNSLINPLIYTIFNEDFKKAFQKLVRCRC; this is translated from the coding sequence atggattCCTTAAACTCATCTGATCAAAACTTGACTTCAGAAGAACTATTAAACAGAATGCCGTCTAAAATTCTGgtgtccctcactctctctggGCTGGCACTGATGACAACAACCATCAACTCCCTTGTGATTGCTGCAATTATTGTCACCCGGAAGCTGCACCACCCAGCCAACTATTTAATTTGCTCCCTTGCCGTCACAGATTTTCTTGTAGCTGTCCTGGTGATGCCTTTCAGTATCGTGTACATTGTGAGAGAGAGCTGGATTATGGGGCAGGTGGTCTGTGACATCTGGCTGAGCGTTGACATTACGTGCTGCACGTGCTCCATCTTGCATCTCTCTGCTATAGCTCTGGATCGGTATCGGGCAATCACAGATGCTGTGGAGTACTCCAGGAAAAGGACTCCCAAGCATGCTGGCATTACGATTACAATAGTTTggattatatctatttttatctctatGCCTCCTTTATTCTGGAGGCACCAAGGAACTAGCCGCGATGATGAGTGCATCATCAAACACGACCACATCGTCTCAACTATTTACTCAACATTCGGAGCTTTCTACATCCCATTAACATTGATTTTGATCCTCtactacaaaatatataaagcagcgAAAATGTTATACCACAAGAGACAAGCAAGTAGGATTGCCAAGGAGGAGGTGAATGGCCAAGTCCTTTTGGGGAGTAGTGAGAAAAGCACCAGACTAGTCTCCACACCCTACATGCTAGAAAAATCTTTATCTGATCCATCAACAGACTTTGATAAAATTCACAGCACAGTGAAAAGCTCCAGGTCTGATTTCAAGCATGAGAAATCTTGGAGAAGGCAAAAGATCTCAGGCACAAGAGAACGCAAAGCAGCCACTACGCTGGGGTTAATCTTGGGTGCATTTGTAATATGTTGGCTTCCTTTCTTTGTAAAAGAATTGGTTGTGAATGTCTGTGAAAAGTGTAAAATTTCTGAAGAAATGTCAAATTTTTTGACATGGCTTGGATATCTCAACTCCCTTATAAATCCACTGATTTATACAATCTTTAATGAAGACTTCAAGAAAGCCTTCCAAAAACTTGTACGATGTCGATGTTAG